The DNA window CCTCGTTTTCCTGCCCTCTGATTCCTTTTTCAATCTTTTCTCTTTTTATTCCATATTGTTCTACAATAGCTTGTATTACTTTCTCTACTCTAGGTTTAAGATATTGTGCCTCTTCTCTTGTGTTTTCTTCCTTTGGCTCTCGTCCTTTCTCCCTTATTTTTTCAATGGTTTCGTCTCTTCCAAGGATGGGTGATTGCTTCTTGCTCCGATAAAATGTCTCGGTCTCTTCGTCATTTCCTTCCATGATGTAAGCATTAAATCCATTGGGTCCCTCAAAGTTTTTCAGCAATCTTTCGACCGCTAACCATTGGGGCCTTCTTTGAGCTTTGATGTATCCGATGTGACTGCTCCATCGGTATTCTTTAGGGTTCTTCGCTAGACCTGCTTTGACAGGGTTTAGATGAATATATCTGATTACTTGGCCAAGGTAATTTTCTTCTCCGATTAATATGGCTTTGTATCTCCCACGAAATAGCGGCCCGTCCCTTCGATGTTTACGGTTGAATCGTTGCGTGTATACTCCATCAATGTGTCTCATAACTCTAGAGAGGTTCCCCCCAGGTGTCTGTAGACATAGGTGATAGTGATTCCCCATCAGGGCATACGCGTATATCTTGATTTTCCAAATTCGCTTTGCCTCATCTAACGTTTCTAAAAAACATTCATAATCCTCTTCTTCTAGAAATATGTCTTGTCGAGCCAGTCCTCGATTCATGATATGATAAATCGCATCTTCATACTCGATTCTTAACGGTCTTGTCATATTCCTTATCTTACCTCTTCCTATTCAATCATTCAACAAAAGACTTGACCCCTTTATTTCCTTTATTATTATGTAGCAAGGTTGTGCCTTGAACTGTCTTTTATGCAGCTTGAACCGGTTGGGGTTCTAGAGGAAGGGCCACCACAAATTGAGTTCCTTTACCCACTTCACTGGCCACACGAATTTCTCCACCATGCTGGCGCACGATGAGATCACAAACCACCAAGCCCAGACCCGTCCCTTTCTGCTTCGTTGAGAAGAACGGCTGAAAAATCTTTTCTTGAATCTCCTTCGAAATCCCTTCCCCTGTATCCACGACTGCAATCTCTACTCGCCTCTCTCCATGACTCTCCCCAGGATGAGATTCCACCTTGACCTCTCCCCCTTTTCCTGTGGCCTGAATCGCATTTAAAACCAAATTGAGCAGCACTTGTTTAATGCGATTTCCATCACAGCGAATGGAAGGTAAACGATCTTCAAGATTTAAAATAAAACGAATGTCTCTCTCCTTTGCAGCACTCTCAAAAATTTTTGACTCAGCTCGAATCAGCTCATTAATCTTCGTCTCCTCAAAAGAAAATTTGGGCGGTTTAGCTAAATTTAAAAGCTCATGGATCAAATCTTGCACCCGCTTCATTTCATTTTCCGTCAATTGATAAAAATCCGTCCAAAACGATTGATCATAGATATCAGGATTACGAAGAGAAAGTTCCTTAAACTTGCTTGGAAGGAGCCCTAAAAATGTACTGATTGAAACGAGCGGATTATTAATCTCATGGGCAATTCCGGCCGCCAGCATCCCTAATGAAGCCAGCCGATTGGCCTCTGCCGCCTTCTTTACCGTGCCAATCTTCTCTTCAATCAAACGCTCACGATCTTTCGCCAAATAATAATTCTCAATCGCCCGCATCATGGAAAGACGGACATCCTCATGATCCCAAGGCTTCGAAATATATTTATAAATCTGCCCTGAATTAATCGCCTCGATCACAACCTGAATATCTGAATAAGCGGTAATTAAAATTCGAATGATTTCGGGATACAATCGATTCACTTCCTTAAAAAAATCGACCCCTGTCATTTCAGGCATTCGCTGATCCACAACCACCACAGCAACTTCTGGATGGATTTTTAAAATTTCCAGAGCTTCTTTCCCACTCGGTGCGGTCAAAATTTGGAAATACTCCTCAAATTCCATCCGAAAGGCTTCTAAATTATCCTTCTCATCATCCACAACAAGAATAGGAAAAAGCTTATAGTCCAGGGATAGCATTGTCCATTACCTCCTGTTTTGTTTATACTTCAAAAAAACCTACTTGGCAACCTAAAACACCTCTCGTCCACCATAAAAAATACATCTTCTCCACGTTCCCTAACAAGACCCTATAGCAAATTTAAAAATTCATCAACTGTCATATCAGAATGTCGTATCAATACCCTAAGCGTTCCAATCGAAAGCTCACAATGCTTTTTCACGCGTCACGTGAAATATCATTTTTTAAATCTCCATCTCTTGAGTCGGCTTATTCCACCCCACACTTCAAAAACTTCACAAGGTCATTCTAACATCTTTTCCCCAAAAAAAAAACCATTCACATGTCATCTCGCGCTCATTCACATGTCATCTCTCGTCCCCAGCCCTTTGTTAACAAAGGGCTGGGGACGAGAGATCTTATCTTTCTTTTCACGCCACCTGA is part of the Chlamydiota bacterium genome and encodes:
- a CDS encoding transposase encodes the protein MTRPLRIEYEDAIYHIMNRGLARQDIFLEEEDYECFLETLDEAKRIWKIKIYAYALMGNHYHLCLQTPGGNLSRVMRHIDGVYTQRFNRKHRRDGPLFRGRYKAILIGEENYLGQVIRYIHLNPVKAGLAKNPKEYRWSSHIGYIKAQRRPQWLAVERLLKNFEGPNGFNAYIMEGNDEETETFYRSKKQSPILGRDETIEKIREKGREPKEENTREEAQYLKPRVEKVIQAIVEQYGIKREKIEKGIRGQENEARHVAIYLSHEECDLKHKEIAQRFNINSYGVVGWHCSKVREKLKEDKRFEKRVRGIRERLRATIQQKT
- a CDS encoding response regulator, coding for MLSLDYKLFPILVVDDEKDNLEAFRMEFEEYFQILTAPSGKEALEILKIHPEVAVVVVDQRMPEMTGVDFFKEVNRLYPEIIRILITAYSDIQVVIEAINSGQIYKYISKPWDHEDVRLSMMRAIENYYLAKDRERLIEEKIGTVKKAAEANRLASLGMLAAGIAHEINNPLVSISTFLGLLPSKFKELSLRNPDIYDQSFWTDFYQLTENEMKRVQDLIHELLNLAKPPKFSFEETKINELIRAESKIFESAAKERDIRFILNLEDRLPSIRCDGNRIKQVLLNLVLNAIQATGKGGEVKVESHPGESHGERRVEIAVVDTGEGISKEIQEKIFQPFFSTKQKGTGLGLVVCDLIVRQHGGEIRVASEVGKGTQFVVALPLEPQPVQAA